In Streptomyces sp. NBC_00433, a single genomic region encodes these proteins:
- a CDS encoding IclR family transcriptional regulator — MSADRAGGVQSLERAFDLLERMADAGGEVGLSELSASSGLPLPTIHRLMRTLLASGYVRQQPNRRYALGPRLIRLGETASRLLGTWARPYLAELVEATGETANMALLDGDEVVYVAQVPSRHSMRMFTEVGRRVLPHSTGVGKALLAQVPPGEVRALLARTGMPAATDRTITEPDAFLAELDRIREAGYAVDDGEQEAGVRCLAVTVPGSPTAAAISISGPAGRVTEAATDKIVPVLHGVARELALALSSAAPA, encoded by the coding sequence GTGTCTGCTGACCGCGCCGGGGGCGTCCAGTCCCTCGAACGGGCCTTCGACCTGCTGGAGCGGATGGCCGACGCGGGCGGCGAGGTGGGCCTGAGCGAACTGTCGGCCAGCAGCGGCCTGCCGCTGCCGACCATCCACCGGCTGATGCGGACCCTGCTGGCCAGCGGATACGTACGCCAGCAGCCCAACCGGCGCTATGCGCTGGGCCCCCGGCTCATCCGGCTCGGCGAGACCGCCTCCCGACTGCTCGGCACCTGGGCCCGGCCCTACCTGGCGGAGCTGGTCGAGGCGACCGGCGAGACCGCGAACATGGCGCTGCTCGACGGCGACGAGGTCGTCTACGTGGCTCAAGTGCCCTCGCGGCACTCGATGCGGATGTTCACCGAGGTCGGACGGCGGGTGCTGCCGCACTCCACCGGCGTCGGCAAGGCGCTGCTCGCCCAGGTGCCGCCGGGCGAGGTGCGGGCGCTGCTGGCCCGCACCGGCATGCCGGCGGCGACCGACCGCACCATCACCGAACCTGACGCCTTCCTCGCCGAGCTGGACCGTATCCGCGAGGCGGGCTACGCCGTGGACGACGGCGAGCAGGAAGCGGGCGTGCGGTGCCTGGCCGTGACGGTGCCCGGGTCCCCGACGGCCGCGGCGATCTCCATCTCGGGACCCGCGGGACGGGTCACGGAGGCGGCCACCGACAAGATCGTGCCCGTCCTGCACGGAGTGGCAAGGGAGTTGGCGCTGGCGCTGAGCAGTGCGGCACCTGCCTAG
- a CDS encoding DUF5955 family protein, producing the protein MSGGGAALRAAVARLERDLAAHRTALPDRAVAEAELAELARLAGNNPPPEQLRHSLLLVAAVLGSVSVLTAPLAVLREAVEQHLARRA; encoded by the coding sequence ATGAGTGGCGGCGGGGCGGCGTTACGCGCCGCGGTGGCCCGCCTGGAGCGGGACCTGGCGGCGCACCGCACCGCCTTACCGGACCGCGCCGTCGCGGAGGCGGAACTCGCCGAGCTGGCCAGGCTCGCGGGGAACAACCCGCCGCCCGAGCAGCTGCGGCACTCCTTGCTGCTGGTCGCGGCGGTCCTCGGCTCGGTCAGCGTGCTGACGGCCCCGCTGGCCGTACTGAGGGAGGCCGTCGAGCAGCATCTCGCCCGCCGGGCCTGA